The following DNA comes from Nerophis ophidion isolate RoL-2023_Sa linkage group LG16, RoL_Noph_v1.0, whole genome shotgun sequence.
aatcattggtactttaactttaactacaaAAAGgtctttttaaaaaatagatttggCAGCAAAAAATTTTACAAATCAAATTATCTTAATTTGGCTGTGAATCgatgttttttgttctttttttctttttagagcACCACTATTAAACAttattaatatacagtatatatcaattctacagtagtattggccactagatgagaccaaacaAATCAAAGCAAtctgttcagtatcgtggtcaCTGATTAGCTCAACCTGAGGCAGAATTACTTTATTGGATGAAAGGGATAAAGAGTAGCAATGAGTGGTATTTCATGTGCTTATGTTTCATAATGTTAAACTGTATTTACAAGGTTgtaaagttgatttttttttttttttttgtccctgctaaaaaaaaattataatcatTTTGTCCTTAAGCAagaatgtaaatatgtttttaaatccTGATTTAAGGTGTTGGACCAGGGAACTAAAGCAGTGACAGTTGATCACATTTCAGCTGGTAAGAAATGCATCCTGTCCACGTGAGCTGTAGTTGCAGTGACCCATGACAAGGTATCTGTGGGGTCTTAAAAAGTCTACAAAAAGTCCTAAATCCAATCATTTGAATTTTTAAAGCCTTAAAATGTCAAATTATCCTAAAATCTCAAAAGGTCTTAAGATTTTGAAAGGTCTTaaaaatgtattgctgttacTGTGATTTAAAACGTGCAGTCTTGCTttgaaatgtttagttttttgaggATGCTATAATGTAACTACACAGCGGAACTACTGTGCTGCCCGGTCAGAATTTATCGAACACCACAGctatactggagaggaggctacgctggatagtcgaacctccgattcaggaggaacagtgtggttttcgtcctggttgtggaactgtggaccagctctatactctcggcagggttcttgaaggtgcatgggactttgcccaaccagtctacatgtgctttgtggacttggagaaggcattcgaccgtgtccatcgggaagtcctgtggggagtgctcagagtatgtagtatcggactgtcttattgtggcggtccgctccctgtatgatcagtgtcagagcttggtccgcagtaagtcggacacgtttccagtgagggttggactctgccaaggctgccctttgtccccgattctgttcataacttttatggacagaatttctaggcgcagtttaAGCGTTGAGGAGATCCAGATTAGTGGCTGCAGGatataggtctctgctttttgcagattatgtggtcctgatggcttcatctggccaggatcttcagctcgctctggatcggttcgcagccgagtgtgaagcgactgagatgagaatcagcacctccaagtccgagtccatggttcttgcccggaaaagggcggagtgccatctccgggttggggaggagaccctgccccaagtggaggagttcaagtacttaggagtcttgttcacgagtgagggaagagtggatcgtgagatcgacaggcggatcggtgcagccaacctcggataagcggaagaagatggatggatggatggatggaccaccaGCTATTGCTGTGTGACAGTTTAGTTAGCAGATCAGCGGAGATAAGTTTAAACATAACCAAATTACAGTGCCTGCATGCAtgggtaagtgcaagttgaatGATTTGTGGCTTCAGGACAAACAGTCCAGTGCATGGTTGAAGCCGGTCGAGGGAAACATTGCACTTTGGAAACTTTAAAACTTGGAGCATTGAGCATCAAGGCATTGGAATCCCATTGCAAATCGGAAAAGCACAAGGCCGTCATAAAATTCCAGCGGCAAACACCGTCAAACAGCCACTATTGCTCCACGTAAGGAGCCGGAGCATCGAGTTCCAGCGCCATCTAGTCGACCTCCAGACAGCGTTTGGGTCCACGCTGACACTAAAGTCGGAGGTGCTATGGACTTTTCACACGGTAACAAAGCACCAGTCGTAAACTGGTAGTGAGAACATTGAGCTGTTTCAGATTATGTTCCTGGattcatccatccagccattttctaccgcttgtccctttcggggttgcggggggtactggagcctatctcagctgcattcgggcggaaggcggggtacaccctggacaagtcgccatctcatcgcagggcaagcccagatagacaacatttgcactcacattcacacactagggccaatttattgttgccaatcagcctatccccaggtgcatgtttttggaggggggaggaaacccacgcagtcacggggggaacatgcaaactccacacagaaagatcctgagcccgggattgaactcagtactactcaggacctttgtattgtgaggcctgttccaccgtgctgctctGTGGGTTCCCGGATTCAGAGGGGACAAAAAACGTTTAAGTGTGGAAAAGACAAGACGCAATTTGGATTAGCCGATTACATCAAGAGAGACCTCATCCCTAAAGTTCAGTTTGTGCTGATGTTTGACAAAATCCTGAATCAAACGAACAAGACCAAGCAGTTGGACCTACATGTGCGTTTTTGGGAAGGCATATACTTAGCAAATAATTGTGAGCTTCCAATTTTTCTTCGTCTTTTGTACTTTTTTGCCAGTATCGATGTGAAATGGGTCTTAAATTGCATTCGTTACGGTCTTAAAGACTTATTTGGCttgttgaaacctgcagagaccctgCGTGAAGTGAATACCCATGTATGACGCAGGTGAGCGACTCCTTAAATGTGCTGTGTGCCAGCGGACTGGTGCTGGATGAAGACGGCACGTGCGTGGACACACAGGAGTTCCTCGTGGCGCTGCCTGAGAACACTGTTCTCATGGTGCTGGAGAAAGGACAGAAGTGGACCCCATATCAGGTATGGTGGTGCATGAACCACTAGGTGGCACTGCAGATCAGCTCCTAGCCACGCGGTGAAGGGAGAATACTTGCACgccacttttgtttttttgtaacacaCTTTGCGTCTGAAGACATATATTGTAGGCTGAAGCAGGTAGATGGAGGTGTTCAATACAAATGCTGTAAAGTgctatttactgtaaaataagaGCAAAACCGTACTGTTAAATAATAGATTTGTATTGTGATGAGTGAGCACACTGTCTTATGCATCATTGTCTATGTGAGAAATGTCAGCCGCCCTTTGACGTGACTGTTTTATCCAGAACAGCCCCTCCAGAGACGAGCTCAGCAAGCGCAGGCTGACTCCCCGGACAGATGTGGTCAAGCTGACCTTTGACCTCTACAAAAACAACCCCACGGATTTCATTGGCTGCTTGAATGTCAAAGCCACGCTGTATGGTGTCTATTCGGTGTCCTATGACCTGCGCTGCTACGCGGCCAAAAATATGTTGAAGTAAGTGCATGAGCTGATTGCGTCATTATCTGTTAGTCTTAGCACGCCAGTAAATGTATAAAACATGAAACAGTGTTGACAACAATGTAAACATGGAAATCAAGCAGTATATTGAACAGTAAAAACACCGCAAGATAGTTGCCAAATACCAAAGAGCACTTGAGCGTCTTCGACATTTAGGTTGAAGatctttaagtgaagtgaattatatttatatagcgctttttctctgactcaaagcgctttatatagtgaaacccaatatctagttttaacatttaaaccagtgtgggtggcactgggagcaggtggttaaagtgtcttgcccaaggacacaaccgcagtgactaggatggcggaagcggggatcgaacctgcaaccctcaagttgctggcacggccactctaccaaccgagctattccgttGGTAGAGGGCTGTGGACCCTCTTAAAGGCTAATTATAATATAAATGTTAATGAATTTCCATGACTATATTTTTTACAGCTGTTGCAAATCTGCCGCACAATAGTATTGTGAAGATGCATCTTGCAGTGAAAGTACATATCTGTTGCTCTTTGCTCCTATGTGGGTGGAAGTGTTGGAATAGGCTAGATATTACAGAGATTAATTTTGTTAGGGGTTACGTCATCCACAAAGAGATGTGCGGGTTTCCAGCTTCGGCATGGAGGATCATGCTCCATTATCATCCTATTTCTTTGTGCCCTTGCTTCGGGATTACTATTAAGAGAAATCTGCTATTGTTTGGAAATTCCAGCCTTCTTACGGACCAGGGGCGTCAAACGTGTTTTTATTGAAGGCCACTTTGCCATTAAGGGTGCTTTTGGCGTCGTCGCTTGTAAAAGTAAAAAACTTAAATGAATATACAGGTGAAACATACATTAGAATATCATGTAAAGcaagggtctcagacacgcgggccaactgcggcccgcgagacaccttaatatgaaagtttaatgttagtgcggcccgtgagttttatatgaatttcCCCCAAGTTTCACCCGATCATCAATGTTATgggtgtgccgtgatggcactgtctTTGGAGCCCTCTACCACATGTACAAACAGGGTGCCAGCCTAGCTTCATagtgtttgtatattgtacacaaaagtgactgcaagacatacttgatcaacagccatacaggtcacactgagggtggccgtataaaaaactttaacactgttacaaatatgcgccatactgtgaacccacaccaaacaagaatgacagacacattttgggagaatatccgcaccttaacacaacagaagaaatacccagaatcccatgcagccctaactcttccgggctacaatgtacacccccgctaccaccaaactcagcccacctcaaccacgcacgGACAAGAAAGGTTGATgttggggtggcggggtttggtggtagcgggggtttatattgtagcctggaagagttagggctgcatgggattctgggtatttgttctgttgtgttacggtcgcgatgtactcccgaaatgtgtttgtcattcttgtttggtgtgggtttacagtgtggcgcatatttgtaacagtgttaatgttgtttatgcggccaccctcagtgtgacctgtatgacttgcagtcactcacgtgtgtctgtagaagcctcatacaacataaGACTGGGCCGAAACGCTGTTTATACGGTGAGAAAGCAGACGCTAAAGGCAGCGTCATCACCGCACGTCCTTAAttttgttgtccgagtgaaaatcggcaCAATGGTTTCCCCGCGAAATTGTCGGGAGgatcgctgaatttcgggagtctcccggaaaaatctggagggttgtcaagtatgttgctagggcgggatatccattcaaagaaggtgaactcgttaaaaagtgcatgttagaatATTTTAGGAAatgttttcttgcggcccagaccTGATGTAAAGGCTCATAAGATGCAACTAGAGATATTTCAagaattattttaaataaaatttgaatgatTGCGGCTTAAAGTTTTTGAAAACCTCGAAtttgtacatttttgtaaaacttttgtgtttttaaaaaaactaactggTTATCAGAATTGTAGCAACAGCTCGACTTATTTCACTGTAAGAAATCACAAGTTGAATTGCTGAACTGCATAGACttttaaacaatataaaaacattttttatgtttcacctgtttttggttcatggtttaagtttatttcgaacatgcataaaaTTCCATgatttatcacaatttcaaatttcTCATGTTgaaaaaggagaagaaaaaaaCAGAGCTTATTCAATTCTAGCCTTTATTCCATTTCATAACAATTGCCAACTGTAAATGTATAAGAAGTTTCCTCATGTTACACAATTGTTTATGtatttgagttttttttcccacacgTAAAAAAATGTCTGCAGTAAAAACTGGCAggttagtcgccagaattttactgaaaaattgactgttttttacagcaaattactgtgaatgcaaacattttgttttttaaatgttaattctggtgactaagcttccagtttttacagtgtacatcTTGATGAATGACTTGCTGTAAAATCATAAATCTAgcaaatatttaaaggcctactgaattgagattttctaattcaaacggggatagcaggtccattctatgtgtcatacttgatcattttgcgatattgccatatttttgctgcaaggattttgtagagaacatcgacgataaagttagcaacttttggtcactaataaaaaaaagccttgcctttaccggaagtagcagatgatgacgtcacaagggtgagggctcctcacgtcctcactttgtttttaatgggagcgtccagcagcaagagctattcggaccgagaaaacgacaatttccccattaatttgagcgaggatgaaagattcgtggatgatcttcatagcgaaggactagaaaaaaaaaattaagtttaaaaaaaaaaaaaaaaaaaaaaggcgattgcattgggacggatttagatgtttttagacacatttactaggataattctaggaaatcccttatctttctattgtgttgctagtgttttagcgagatttaaggggaacattatcacaatttcaaaatggttaaaaccaataatctgttcccagtggcttattttattttttgaattttttttcaaaattttacccatcccggaatatctctaaaataaagcttttaagtgcttttttttcgctctctcgaagccactgttcattttcctgtgacgtcatacagtgctgccaatacaaacaaacaatggcggataccacagcaagatatagcgacattagcttggattcagactctgatttcagcggcttattcgattcaacagattacgcatgtattgaaacggacggtGGAGTATGGATTcaggtagcgaaaacaaaattgaagaagaaactgaagctattgagcgaatagctaatgACGCTAATCGAccatgtctgcattagcatcgccggtaaaatgtgcagaccaacaatcagaagtttcgcatcttgtgacactggatcaatttaaatctgtcgattggtaagtgtttgtttggcattaaatgtgggtggaaggaaacgctggatgtaaatatagtttcaaatgtacatacagctagcctaaattgcatgttagcatcgattagctggcagtcatgccgtgaccaaatatgtctgattagcacataagtcaataacatcaacaaaactcacctttgtgatttagttgactttatcgttacaaatgcatctgcaggttatccatacatctctgtgccacgtctgccttagcaccgccggtaaaatgtgcagacactccggcacattcaattggcgtctggcggcagatttttttgactttttcgttggaaatgcatctgctttgagtgtcgcaggatatccacgcaatcttgccatctctgtactagcatagctttcgtcggtaaagtgtgcggaacaaacgactgatcatttcgtcggctttccccacaccctcgtattttgaacaaatttcttccaatttcttgccactttcgcttCTTtgggcaacttgaatccctccctgttagtgttgttacaccctccgacaacacaccgacgaggcatgatgtctccaaggttccagaaaatggtcgaaaaaaatggaaaataacagagctgagagccggtgtttgtaatgtgtttgagaaaatgaaaatggcggctttattacccaggtgacgtcacgttctgacgtcatcgcgccgagagcgataaacagaaaggcgtttaattcgccaaaattcacccatttagagttcggaaatcggttaaaaaaatatatggtcttttttctgcaacatcaaggtatatattgacgcttacatagatctggtgataatgttcccctttaaatagtacctgatagtcagagggggttttccacgggtgtgttgacgccagtctctgagggaagtcgacggcagccgcatggacggcgcaagctcagctgatctcgggtaataggcgactttttaccacaattttctcaccgaaacctgccggttgacaagtggtcgggaaccatgttcgcttgactactctgatccatactaaagcttcacctctgggaatttgtgtggctaaaggctaaagcttcccacatccatctttctactttgacttctccattattaattgaacaaattgcaaaagattcaacaacacagacgtccagaatactgtgtaaatgcgccatgaaaagagacgacttttagccgcaaatggtgctgcgcttatatgtcccctgcaacccgggacgtcacgcgcacgcgtaatcattccgcgattttttcaacaagaaactccgcgggaaatttaaaattgtaatttagtaaaataaactggccgtattggcaagtgttgcaatgttaatatttcatcattgatatataaactatcagactgcgtggttggtagtagtgggtttcagtaggcctttaaggatttagattttcacaaaaaatggttTGGAATATTCGATAGTTgatttaccatattttctggaccacatggtgcaccagattataaggtgcactgccattGAGCGGCGGGTCTATTTAGATCtactttcatacaaaaggtgcactaaATTAAAAGGCGCAATaatggggtcatattatgatttttttttttatgaaacaaaaacgcttccttgtggtccacataacatgtattggtggttctttgatcaaaGTGCttcatagattgttttacagatcattttcaagtagctttctgacaatctcttcaggatgtgcagttttgtgggcggtcttacctaCTTAGCTCACCTTTCGACATCGTCTTCtcgccgtcatctttgttgtagtggtgtagcgtgcaaggacgggagtggaagaagtgtcaaaagatggagctaacttttttaatgacattcagactttacttcaataacggagcagcatctcctccgtGGCTCACTAGCAAAACCGTCCGACCTATCTAAACTAAAGTTCAGTTGGTGAAATATATAAACCCACTATGCTGGTAATTTCTAGCACTTCGATAGCGACatacaagttagaactttacactgcttcatattagaaatggcaacagcggcgaGTGAATGTCCCGTGACAAGAAGTTGAAGAAAAAGACGCTGGTTGACTACGTTGActacggactacaatggcagaaatgcgaacatttttaggacttatgcagatctcaaatacacatcagccgGTACCAGTAGGTAAGAAGTGTTTGTTTtggataatattgcaaaacaaaacgacagataatgtctgctaatgggtgccccctgcttggcactcagcatcaaaggttggaatcgggggttaaatcatcaaaaataattcccgggcgcggccaccgctgctgcccactgctcccctcaccttccagggggtgttcaacggttgatgggtcaaatgcagagaaaaattttcccacacctagtgtgtgtgacaattattggaaCTTCAACttcattttgcggtccttacacacacacacaataatactcgtatgttgacaATCCAAGCAGTGCgggttcatagcttaccaaagtcatactaaatgattttgacagatttttgagtgccgtgtataatgttctatattctgaatggaacatttaaagttgttGTGGTGTTTattggcgtcatcttgcagtctacacgtatctcttatgtgtgactactatctactggtcacactgtaccaaataaaatagctttgaggtcagtatccacaaccagaattattctgtccATTAGGTGCACCGGGGTATAAGGCGcagtgtcgatttttgagaaaaattaAAGGCTTTtgagtgcgccttgtagtccgaaaaatacggcaagtTATGCTACTGCATGCAGtatagtacatgtatttttttctgtgaaaTGGAAAGAACAAATGCATTTAGTAGGACAATGCAAATTACTGACACATTTTCCCAGGCTTTCACAGGCCCATATAAAGTGACGTGGAGGGCCATATCTataagtttgacacctgtgttcgaGTCATACTAGTCTATTGTAGTTACTAAAATGTTATTAATCAGACATTTGTATTGTGCACTTGTGAGATAAATGCAATCTGTGTTTCTCTCATGCTTGAAGGGAGGCGTTGCGATGGACGATCTTCTCCATGCAGGCCACTGGCCACGTCCTGCTGGGCTCCTCCTGGTACATGGAGCAGCTTCTGGAGGAGGAAGAGGGGTTAGAAGAGAGAGGAGAAAAGGCCCTGGCCTTTCCCCGGGAGAGCAGAATAAGGCAGCTGCAGAACTTGCTGCTGGGTCGAGTCGCAAACTGAGGTTGGACTCTGCATGTCTGTTTTCCCCCCGCAAGAGCGTCCGAAACTGTTTACATCTCCCAGCTGAAGAGACCGCAGCTGCAACACCATAATCAAATAATGTCATCCTATTGAGATGAGTGAATAAAACGAAGCACTTTTAATTTCAAACTGTTTTGAGCCTACGGTCATGAATGGCAACAGGTCCAGCGGTCTCTCCCACGCTGCCTTAATTGTCCCCAGCTTTCACTGTTCTGTCATCTGCAGCCTGCTTGAGGAGCGCAGAAGCAAACCATTACCCAGAGATTTCTGCTGCACAAGTGTCACTTTGACCATCTTATCAAAGATGCCCTCAGAATCTGAACAGCTCTTTGACTAATTGTTAGAAGTACTACTCCTTTTTTAATGTAACTGTTATTTATAAATAATAGTGATGTAAGGGTAGAAGGTTGATCTTAAGTCCAGTATCAAAATGTCCAGTTTATGAACTGCTGATACCAATAGAAATGTGCACGTTTTGTATTTCTTTGAATTTCCTTATATTAAACTGTTTATCTGCATATGCACACAATATTCCAGAGTGCATCTAattgtctacatgcacacaatcTACCTCAGACACGTTTGGAGCTCCCAATGACTGATGTTGATGCTACTTAAAGGCGCCGCCCCCTTTTCCTCCTCGTCCTCTGCTGTGTGCATCCATCAGGGCAGTGAGCCGCGAGCATCCTGTGTAGGTCCGCACGTTCCATTGAGGAAAGCTGATTTCACTTGCGTGCTTCTCAGGTGGCCACGGGGGAGGAACCTGCTGTGAGGCTGCTGCAGATCAACATGTGCTCGCATAGAAGACTCCGTTCTCATCTCCTTTCTGCTGGCGGACATGGATAGTAACTGAAGTGCCAAAGGTAAGAGAGTACCTGTTTTATAACAACTCACGTTATCTTGCAGATATGTTAcaggttgttaaaaggaaaactTTGCAAAAACATGCACGTGCAACAATACCACTTCATTATAGAAAACATGTTCAGCTTTCTGGACAGGGGACTCCAAAGTGTGGCTCGGAGGCAATTTAGATCCCATTGTTAGTTTTTGGTATTGAGGGGGAAAAGGTCGATCAAAGAGGCTCGATGTAGAgataaaaagctgaaatgttgatgCCAATCATGATGCAAAGCTTTATCACAACGTTTTAATATCAAAATGTCAGACCGTTGTTTCAGTGGGATCTACTAGATGCACAAAATATTGATTTGCAAGAGAAAATTTGCTTTTTATTCGAGTCTGGAGGAGTTTTGTGCGTGGGACGTGGGAGTGGGTGCTTGACTCTTCCAGCTAGTGGATTTCTCCCACGCTCTCAGGGGACTTCTCcccgcagcaaaaaaaaaaaagataaacaacTCTCAGCACATTTACTTTGTACACTGTGTTTTGTTTAATTGTGTAGTGTTCACGGCTCACTGTTAATTGTGTCCTTCAGTAATTAACAACTAAAGTGGCATGTTTATTTGAATGGGAGACTTATGCTGCAATTTAGCAACAAGACGTTGGCGTCCAAGACGAACTGAACAGTCGATTGAATTCTCTGAGAATACAAAAACTTGGATaaattaaaacaggggtgtcaaactcgttttcatttagagcaggggtggggaacttgtggctctttagatgactacatctggctctaagataaatcttagctgacattgcttaacacgataagtaatgaataattccgctggtaatcacagtgttaaaaatgacgttcaaattATATAACATTCTCtttcattttaatccaaccatccattttctgtcccacctgttcaagaagtggcattaatggtaagaagtattatatttgttattggttagctttagaataacaatgttattaaaaagaataggaggcttattatactctaaaaatgttggtcttacttaaaaatgcacgcatttagctgtattcagtgttaaaaaatattatgtggctctcacggaaatacattttgaaatatttggctttaatggctctctcagccaaaaaggttcccgacccctgatttagagccaCGTTGCAGttttggctgccctcagagggccggcCACTTGTAACattaataaaagaaacaaacatgTATAAGGATTAGCCACATGATATTGTCACACGATTACCTGtgcatttgatttaaaaaaaattatatttgacCTCCACTGTAAGAAAAAAATTTGGATTTTGCGGTCAAAAAATGGCAAATTTTACCATAAAACTTACAGTACAATGGTCGCTATTttcactgtaaaattctggtgattcAGCTGCCAGTCtgttgttttgcattaaaaaatatggTTGCTATTTTCACagtgtaaatgtaaatgtaaaaatggtaagtttttttatttttatggtaaGAATCTGCAGGCCAAGCagtttaaaaacataaaataatttgtcatgtttacagtgtacaatttgatggataacttgctttgaaattataAGGCTATGTAGATATTTGTGTTTTTAACCTGAAATGTTTAGAATGTTCGTTAATATATCTGTTGTATTAGATAGATAAAGTTTAAAAACTATAACTGCATGCAGtacatcgctttttttttttcaaaatagaaaAACAAAGAGAGATAAAGTACTTcattgatgcatattatttccaagctTTCACCGGCTGttcaaaatgatgtggcaggccagataTTGCCCCCTTggcattgagtttgacacctgtgaattTGAATTAGATCATCAATTGAGTTATACTAGTTGAAATGACTGTAAATAAATGtcagaattagggctgggcgatatgacctttttttaatatctctatttttagaccatattgcgatacacgatatatatatatccatattttgccttggctatgaattaacacttgatacatataatcacagcagtatgatgattctgtgtgtctacattaaaacattcttcttcataccgcattaatatactgtatgctcattttaagctttcatgcagagaaggaaatcacaactaccgtatttccttgaattgccgctaattca
Coding sequences within:
- the LOC133535411 gene encoding lipid transferase CIDEC-like, which translates into the protein MDYAIKSLSLLTPSTFSKCVTASVSASASMTQQLLSGRTPSPKPFRVTNADRSLKKGIMAYALDDLIDKVSDSLNVLCASGLVLDEDGTCVDTQEFLVALPENTVLMVLEKGQKWTPYQNSPSRDELSKRRLTPRTDVVKLTFDLYKNNPTDFIGCLNVKATLYGVYSVSYDLRCYAAKNMLKEALRWTIFSMQATGHVLLGSSWYMEQLLEEEEGLEERGEKALAFPRESRIRQLQNLLLGRVAN